In Aegilops tauschii subsp. strangulata cultivar AL8/78 chromosome 3, Aet v6.0, whole genome shotgun sequence, one genomic interval encodes:
- the LOC109754128 gene encoding serine/threonine-protein kinase-like protein At5g23170: MKEFSYQEIEAATGGFAAKNVVGKGSHGCVYRARLRCGAGHGRRLVTVAVKKASHPQGEAKLANEIAVLTAARHHPGVVTLVGAVAAAGRSPLLVMEFMPNGSLHDLLHRSPRPPPWPRRVEIALDVARAMRALHGAAPRIIHRDVKTANVLLGRDGRARLADFSLAVRVAAAGAPRPAPAGTMGYLDPSYTEPGRLGPESDVFSFGVVLLELISGRKVMDVNASPSSIVAWALPLIGAGLARQVFDGRVAAPAPGTDAEAAIARVLSVAARCVSESVERRPAMAEVASELRGALESGGWHRRGRDVVDRVCRRVVSWGIQLRVKTTRRSKVECTELSGSSEGGGAPSRADSCHLPSRSNSIRVR, encoded by the coding sequence ATGAAGGAGTTCTCCTACCAGGAGATCGAGGCGGCGACCGGCGGCTTCGCGGCCAAGAACGTCGTCGGCAAGGGCAGCCACGGCTGCGTCTACAGGGCCAGGCTCAGGTGCGGCGCCGGCCACGGCAGGAGGCTCGTCACCGTCGCCGTCAAGAAGGCCTCGCACCCGCAGGGGGAGGCCAAGCTCGCCAACGAGATCGCCGTGCTCACGGCCGCGCGCCACCACCCGGGCGTCGTGACCCTCGtcggcgcggtggcggcggcggggcggtcgCCGCTTCTCGTCATGGAGTTCATGCCCAACGGCTCGCTGCACGACCTGCTGCACCGGTCCCCGaggccgccgccgtggccgcgccGCGTGGAGATCGCGCTCGACGTGGCGCGGGCCATGCGCGCGCTCCACGGCGCCGCGCCCCGCATCATACACCGGGACGTCAAGACGGCCAACGTCCTGCTCGGCCGCGACGGCCGCGCCCGCCTCGCCGACTTCAGCCTCGCGGTCAGGGTCGCCGCCGCGGGCGCGCCGAGGCCGGCGCCGGCTGGCACGATGGGGTACCTGGACCCGAGCTACACGGAGCCCGGCCGGCTGGGGCCCGAGAGCGACGTGTTCAGCTTCGGCGTGGTGCTCCTGGAGCTCATCAGCGGGCGCAAGGTGATGGACGTGAACGCCTCCCCGTCGTCCATCGTCGCGTGGGCGCTGCCGCTGATCGGCGCCGGGCTGGCGCGCCAGGTGTTCGACGGGAGGGTGGCCGCGCCCGCTCCCGGCACCGACGCCGAGGCCGCGATCGCCAGGGTCCTGTCCGTGGCCGCGCGGTGCGTGTCGGAGAGCGTGGAGCGCCGGCCAGCGATGGCGGAGGTGGCCTCCGAGCTGCGCGGCGCCCTGGAGAGCGGCGGGTGGCACCGCCGCGGGAGGGACGTGGTGGACAGGGTGTGCAGGCGCGTCGTGTCGTGGGGGATACAACTGCGCGTGAAGACGACGCGGAGGAGCAAGGTCGAGTGCACCGAGCTGTCGGGGTCGTCGGAGGGGGGCGGCGCACCAAGCCGCGCGGACTCGTGCCATCTACCATCGCGGTCCAACAGCATACGAGTCAGATAG
- the LOC109754129 gene encoding calmodulin-1, whose translation MADQLTDDQIAEFKEAFSLFDKDGDGCITTKELGTVMRSLGQNPTEAELQDMINEVDADGNGTIDFPEFLNLMARKMKDTDSEEELKEAFRVFDKDQNGFISAAELRHVMTNLGEKLTDEEVDEMIREADVDGDGQINYEEFVKVMMAK comes from the exons ATGGCGGACCAGCTCACCGACGACCAGATCGCCGAGTTCAAGGAGGCCTTCAGCCTCTTCGACAAGGATGGAGACG GCTGCATCACCACCAAGGAACTTGGAACTGTGATGCGCTCGCTGGGGCAGAACCCCACTGAGGCAGAGCTTCAGGATATGATCAATGAAGTGGATGCTGATGGCAATGGAACGATTGACTTTCCTGAGTTCCTTAACCTGATGGCACGTAAGATGAAAGACACCGACTCCGAGGAGGAGCTTAAGGAGGCTTTCCGTGTGTTTGACAAGGACCAGAATGGTTTCATCTCGGCAGCTGAACTCCGCCATGTCATGACCAACCTTGGTGAGAAGCTGACAGACGAGGAGGTGGATGAGATGATCCGTGAGGCTGATGTCGATGGTGATGGCCAGATCAATTACGAAGAGTTTGTGAAGGTGATGATGGCCAAGTGA
- the LOC109754125 gene encoding protein FAR1-RELATED SEQUENCE 5, whose product MEPYVGMRFDSLQIAKDHYNSYALRMGFSIKMNTSRRTPRTNELIKQQFCCNKFKKPKADDGGAEAPPVLDPIPDPKSVDSDEEMEEEPPIFAEEEAGTSKKKKKRKRETIKQTQCKAKMLVKLIDGRWEVTHFVRDHNHPLVNKPSLSKYLRSHQGISPDEKEFLRILYNCNLTTGRMMHVMAEFYGSEMMVPFGPKAITNLCISFRRDDTKEGDLTETIAHFKDIQKTDPDFFYKVKYDEEDRVVNIFWVDGLAQKAYAEAYHDCISFDTTYMTNMYNMPFAPFIGINRHGQSFMLGCAFVRQELASSFDWVFGAFLEAMDGKPPDNFITDQDGAVRQSIQSIFPTTVHRCCRWHIMKKAQEKVGWLPCRNPGLSDDFNKCVDFSFTIDEFEQNWAGLMMKYEAMTHTHFEKLYEYRSTWVPCYFKHRFFPFLQSTQRSEGFNAVLKRYVNPHNSMPNFVKQYEKIQNHILAKEGCNDYRTEHLEIELWSNFPIEKQAYKTYTRDLYRKFREEFELIGRYNAFQVGADIFELRPNQEFVAKYGSRNYLVHARVEEGPICVSAVKWTRTASSVATSSRCSPILELMSYRKGTC is encoded by the exons ATGGAACCCTATGTTGGCATGAGGTTTGACAGCCTTCAAATTGCTAAGGATCACTACAACAGCTACGCACTACGGATGGGTTTCTCTATCAAGATGAACACCTCTAGACGGACACCCCGCACCAATGAATTGATAAAACAACAGTTTTGCTGCAACAAGTTCAAGAAGCCCAAAGCTGATGATGGAGGAGCTGAGGCTCCTCCTGTCCTGGACCCTATTCCAGATCCAAAATCTGTTGACAGTGATGAGGAGATGGAAGAAGAACCTCCAATATTTGCTGAAGAGGAGGCTGGTACtagtaagaagaagaagaagcgcaAACGCGAGACAATAAAGCAGACTCAATGCAAGGCGAAAATGTTGGTGAAGCTGATAGATGGGCGATGGGAGGTGACGCACTTTGTTCGTGACCACAATCATCCGCTCGTGAACAAACCTTCATTGTCCAAATACTTGAGATCCCACCAAGGCATCTCACCTGATGAAAAGGAGTTTCTGCGCATCTTGTATAACTGCAACTTGACTACAG GACGTATGATGCATGTAATGGCAGAGTTCTATGGATCTGAGATGATGGTGCCGTTCGGACCAAAGGCAATAACAAATCTGTGTATAAGTTTCCGTAGAGATGACACAAAGGAGGGTGATCTGACTGAGACAATTGCGCACTTCAAGGATATACAAAAAACCGATCCAGACTTCTTCTATAAGGTGAAATATGATGAAGAGGACAGAGTTGTCAACATATTTTGGGTGGATGGCTTAGCTCAAAAAGCTTATGCGGAGGCGTACCACGATTGCATATCGTTCGACACCACCTACATGACCAACATGTACAATATGCCGTTCGCACCCTTCATAGGAATAAACCGACATGGCCAATCTTTCATGCTGGGTTGCGCGTTTGTGAGGCAGGAGTTGGCATCGAGCTTTGATTGGGTCTTTGGAGCATTCCTAGAGGCTATGGATGGCAAACCTCCTGACAACTTCATCACCGATCAGGATGGTGCAGTGAGGCAGTCAATACAGAGCATCTTTCCAACCACCGTGCACCGCTGTTGTCGATGGCACATCATGAAAAAGGCTCAGGAAAAAGTTGGTTGGCTGCCGTGCCGGAATCCAGGACTCTCTGATGATTTCAACAAGTGTGTTGACTTCAGCTTCACTATAGACGAGTTTGAGCAGAATTGGGCTGGGTTAATGATGAAGTACGAGGCTATGACACACACGCACTTTGAGAAGTTGTACGAATACAGGTCAACTTGGGTGCCGTGCTACTTCAAACACAGGTTCTTCCCCTTCCTACAGTCTACACAGCGTAGTGAGGGGTTCAACGCTGTCCTGAAAAGATATGTGAACCCACACAACTCAATGCCGAACTTTGTCAAGCAATATGAAAAAATCCAGAACCACATCCTTGCCAAGGAAGGCTGCAATGATTACAGGACAGAACACCTTGAGATTGAGTTGTGGTCCAACTTCCCAATAGAGAAGCAAGCTTACAAAACCTATACTAGGGACCTTTACCGCAAGTTCAGAGAAGAGTTTGAGCTGATTGGACGTTATAATGCATTCCAAGTCGGTGCTGATATATTTGAGCTCAGACCGAACCAGGAATTTGTTGCCAAATATGGTTCTCGAAACTACTTGGTGCATGCAAGGGTGGAGGAGGGTCCTATTTGTGTGAGTGCTGTAAAATGGACAAGGACGGCATCCTCTGTTGCCACATCCTCAAGGTGTTCACCCATATTGGAGTTGATGTCATACCGGAAAGGTACCTGCTAA
- the LOC109754126 gene encoding probable peptide/nitrate transporter At3g43790 isoform X1 — translation MGDYARGGGGGGAAAEPLLKRARYRPNCPGCRVDRRKEEREGLPVTELCCMWLVTICSSLPIQYVFPFLYFMIRDLNIAKEEEDIGFYAGFVGASYMLGRALTSVMWGVVADKYGRKPVLVTTLFSVIIFNTLFGLSSSYWMALTTRGLLGLLSGMLGPMKAYASEVCRKEHSHLALSLMSSSRGIGLIVGPAIGGYLAQPADKYPGIFSVNSIFGRFLYFLPCLCISLLAIAAVIACFWLPETLHKHTEDTMLNSSTEAVEEPCSDLNAEQSGSGCLSLFTNWPLMSTITVYCIFSLQDMAYAEVFSLWAVSDRKYGGLSFSSQDVGSVLSISGLLLLIYQILIYPLVANSIDPITLVRAIALLTIPLLSSYPFMPALSGSILQLALNCASFLKNSFSVTTMTVFNILMNDAVSQDLRASANGLSVTLMSIFKTIAPAVAGVIFSWAQRRQTAPFLPGDHLVFFMLNVFTVIGLMLTFRPFYARNGTSNH, via the exons ATGGGCGATTAtgcccgcggcggcggcggtggcggggcggccGCTGAGCCGCTGCTGAAGAGGGCGCGGTACCGACCCAACTGCCCCGGGTGCAGGGTGGacaggaggaaggaggagagggaggggcTCCCCGTCACGGAGCTCTGCTGCATGTGGCTCGTCACCATCTGCTCCT CGTTGCCTATACAGTACGTGTTTCCCTTCTTGTATTTTATG ATAAGAGACCTGAACATTgctaaagaagaagaagatattGGATTTTATGCTGGTTTTGTTG GTGCTTCATATATGCTTGGGAGAGCACTCACCTCTGTAATGTGGGGAGTTGTGGCTGATAAATATGGGAGGAAACCAGTTCTTGTAACTACCCTTTTTTCAGT AATTATCTTCAATACACTCTTTGGACTCAGCTCTAGTTACTGGATGGCATTAACCACAAGAGGTCTGCTTGGGCTGTTGTCTGGTATGCTCGGACCAATGAAG GCTTATGCTTCAGAAGTATGTCGGAAAGAACACAGTCACCTGGCATTATCACTC ATGTCCTCCTCACGTGGCATAGGTCTTATTGTTGGACCAGCCATTGGTGGTTATCTTGCACAG CCTGCAGATAAATATCCAGGCATATTCTCTGTCAACTCCATATTTGGAAG GTTTCTGTACTTTCTCCCTTGTCTTTGTATATCACTCCTTGCCATTGCCGCTGTAATTGCTTGCTTCTGGCTTCCG GAAACTTTGCATAAACACACTGAAGACACAATGTTAAATAGTTCGACTGAAGCTGTTGAAGAACCTTGTTCTGATTTAAATGCTGAACAAAGTGGTAGTGGCTGTCTCAGTTTATTCACAAACTGGCCATTGATGTCCACTATCACTGTATACTGCATTTTCTCTCTCCAGGACATGGCTTATGCAGAG GTATTTTCGCTTTGGGCTGTCAGTGACAGAAAATATGGTGGACTAAGCTTTTCTTCTCAAGATGTGGGTAGCGTCCTTTCAATCTCAG GTCTCTTACTCCTAATATATCAAATTTTGATCTATCCATTGGTTGCAAACTCTATAGACCCCATCACATTAGTCCGTGCAATTGCG CTATTGACAATACCACTTCTTTCGAGCTATCCATTCATGCCTGCATTATCAGGGTCCATTCTTCAGTTGGCACTAAATTGTGCATCTTTTCTGAAGAACTCTTTCTCA GTAACTACCATGACTGTGTTCAACATTTTAATGAATGATGCTGTG AGTCAGGACCTAAGAGCCTCAGCCAATGGCCTTTCTGTAACACTAATGTCCATCTTTAAAACTATCGCTCCAGCTGTTGCAGGAGTTAT ATTCTCATGGGCTCAGAGGCGTCAAACAGCTCCATTTCTTCCAG GCGACCACTTGGTGTTCTTTATGCTGAATGTGTTCACGGTTATCGGTCTTATGCTCACCTTCAGACCGTTCTACGCTAGAAATGGCACGTCGAATCATTAA
- the LOC109754126 gene encoding probable peptide/nitrate transporter At3g43790 isoform X2 codes for MLGRALTSVMWGVVADKYGRKPVLVTTLFSVIIFNTLFGLSSSYWMALTTRGLLGLLSGMLGPMKAYASEVCRKEHSHLALSLMSSSRGIGLIVGPAIGGYLAQPADKYPGIFSVNSIFGRFLYFLPCLCISLLAIAAVIACFWLPETLHKHTEDTMLNSSTEAVEEPCSDLNAEQSGSGCLSLFTNWPLMSTITVYCIFSLQDMAYAEVFSLWAVSDRKYGGLSFSSQDVGSVLSISGLLLLIYQILIYPLVANSIDPITLVRAIALLTIPLLSSYPFMPALSGSILQLALNCASFLKNSFSVTTMTVFNILMNDAVSQDLRASANGLSVTLMSIFKTIAPAVAGVIFSWAQRRQTAPFLPGDHLVFFMLNVFTVIGLMLTFRPFYARNGTSNH; via the exons ATGCTTGGGAGAGCACTCACCTCTGTAATGTGGGGAGTTGTGGCTGATAAATATGGGAGGAAACCAGTTCTTGTAACTACCCTTTTTTCAGT AATTATCTTCAATACACTCTTTGGACTCAGCTCTAGTTACTGGATGGCATTAACCACAAGAGGTCTGCTTGGGCTGTTGTCTGGTATGCTCGGACCAATGAAG GCTTATGCTTCAGAAGTATGTCGGAAAGAACACAGTCACCTGGCATTATCACTC ATGTCCTCCTCACGTGGCATAGGTCTTATTGTTGGACCAGCCATTGGTGGTTATCTTGCACAG CCTGCAGATAAATATCCAGGCATATTCTCTGTCAACTCCATATTTGGAAG GTTTCTGTACTTTCTCCCTTGTCTTTGTATATCACTCCTTGCCATTGCCGCTGTAATTGCTTGCTTCTGGCTTCCG GAAACTTTGCATAAACACACTGAAGACACAATGTTAAATAGTTCGACTGAAGCTGTTGAAGAACCTTGTTCTGATTTAAATGCTGAACAAAGTGGTAGTGGCTGTCTCAGTTTATTCACAAACTGGCCATTGATGTCCACTATCACTGTATACTGCATTTTCTCTCTCCAGGACATGGCTTATGCAGAG GTATTTTCGCTTTGGGCTGTCAGTGACAGAAAATATGGTGGACTAAGCTTTTCTTCTCAAGATGTGGGTAGCGTCCTTTCAATCTCAG GTCTCTTACTCCTAATATATCAAATTTTGATCTATCCATTGGTTGCAAACTCTATAGACCCCATCACATTAGTCCGTGCAATTGCG CTATTGACAATACCACTTCTTTCGAGCTATCCATTCATGCCTGCATTATCAGGGTCCATTCTTCAGTTGGCACTAAATTGTGCATCTTTTCTGAAGAACTCTTTCTCA GTAACTACCATGACTGTGTTCAACATTTTAATGAATGATGCTGTG AGTCAGGACCTAAGAGCCTCAGCCAATGGCCTTTCTGTAACACTAATGTCCATCTTTAAAACTATCGCTCCAGCTGTTGCAGGAGTTAT ATTCTCATGGGCTCAGAGGCGTCAAACAGCTCCATTTCTTCCAG GCGACCACTTGGTGTTCTTTATGCTGAATGTGTTCACGGTTATCGGTCTTATGCTCACCTTCAGACCGTTCTACGCTAGAAATGGCACGTCGAATCATTAA
- the LOC109754126 gene encoding probable peptide/nitrate transporter At3g43790 isoform X3 translates to MIRDLNIAKEEEDIGFYAGFVGASYMLGRALTSVMWGVVADKYGRKPVLVTTLFSVIIFNTLFGLSSSYWMALTTRGLLGLLSGMLGPMKAYASEVCRKEHSHLALSLMSSSRGIGLIVGPAIGGYLAQPADKYPGIFSVNSIFGRFLYFLPCLCISLLAIAAVIACFWLPETLHKHTEDTMLNSSTEAVEEPCSDLNAEQSGSGCLSLFTNWPLMSTITVYCIFSLQDMAYAEVFSLWAVSDRKYGGLSFSSQDVGSVLSISGLLLLIYQILIYPLVANSIDPITLVRAIALLTIPLLSSYPFMPALSGSILQLALNCASFLKNSFSVTTMTVFNILMNDAVSQDLRASANGLSVTLMSIFKTIAPAVAGVIFSWAQRRQTAPFLPGDHLVFFMLNVFTVIGLMLTFRPFYARNGTSNH, encoded by the exons ATG ATAAGAGACCTGAACATTgctaaagaagaagaagatattGGATTTTATGCTGGTTTTGTTG GTGCTTCATATATGCTTGGGAGAGCACTCACCTCTGTAATGTGGGGAGTTGTGGCTGATAAATATGGGAGGAAACCAGTTCTTGTAACTACCCTTTTTTCAGT AATTATCTTCAATACACTCTTTGGACTCAGCTCTAGTTACTGGATGGCATTAACCACAAGAGGTCTGCTTGGGCTGTTGTCTGGTATGCTCGGACCAATGAAG GCTTATGCTTCAGAAGTATGTCGGAAAGAACACAGTCACCTGGCATTATCACTC ATGTCCTCCTCACGTGGCATAGGTCTTATTGTTGGACCAGCCATTGGTGGTTATCTTGCACAG CCTGCAGATAAATATCCAGGCATATTCTCTGTCAACTCCATATTTGGAAG GTTTCTGTACTTTCTCCCTTGTCTTTGTATATCACTCCTTGCCATTGCCGCTGTAATTGCTTGCTTCTGGCTTCCG GAAACTTTGCATAAACACACTGAAGACACAATGTTAAATAGTTCGACTGAAGCTGTTGAAGAACCTTGTTCTGATTTAAATGCTGAACAAAGTGGTAGTGGCTGTCTCAGTTTATTCACAAACTGGCCATTGATGTCCACTATCACTGTATACTGCATTTTCTCTCTCCAGGACATGGCTTATGCAGAG GTATTTTCGCTTTGGGCTGTCAGTGACAGAAAATATGGTGGACTAAGCTTTTCTTCTCAAGATGTGGGTAGCGTCCTTTCAATCTCAG GTCTCTTACTCCTAATATATCAAATTTTGATCTATCCATTGGTTGCAAACTCTATAGACCCCATCACATTAGTCCGTGCAATTGCG CTATTGACAATACCACTTCTTTCGAGCTATCCATTCATGCCTGCATTATCAGGGTCCATTCTTCAGTTGGCACTAAATTGTGCATCTTTTCTGAAGAACTCTTTCTCA GTAACTACCATGACTGTGTTCAACATTTTAATGAATGATGCTGTG AGTCAGGACCTAAGAGCCTCAGCCAATGGCCTTTCTGTAACACTAATGTCCATCTTTAAAACTATCGCTCCAGCTGTTGCAGGAGTTAT ATTCTCATGGGCTCAGAGGCGTCAAACAGCTCCATTTCTTCCAG GCGACCACTTGGTGTTCTTTATGCTGAATGTGTTCACGGTTATCGGTCTTATGCTCACCTTCAGACCGTTCTACGCTAGAAATGGCACGTCGAATCATTAA